The genomic stretch TAATCTCTGTCCCGAATGTGGACGGTCTAGTGGAATTTACCAGCACTTCAAATGGCACTGCAACCACAGGCTATCAGGAGGGGGGTACAATTTTCATTCGGGTTACGGACAATGATATTAATACCTACCGTGATTTAAAAACGGGTAGTGATACTACCCCCGATGTTGCCGATATGTTCACGGTTATCGTTACTAATACTACAACGGGCGAACAGGAAACCGTTACCCTCACGGAAACAGGGGTTGGCACAGGAGTTTTTGTTGGTCAAGTAGCTACATCCATTAATAGTTCTGATAATGGTAATAATACCAATACCCTCTATATGGTAGGAGGTGATGGGCTAAAGGTTGAGTATATTGATCCAATCTTTGGTGGGGTATTTGATAATCCTCTTTCCCCAGGTATTCCCAATGGGGATGACAATGACATCACTACAGGTAATGCTAATACTGCCAATGCAACGGTTTCGGTACCAACCCAGAATAAGGTTCTGTATTTATCTGATGATGGCAACAGTGGAGATACAACAGGGGATTTAGATCGGATCAGCCCAGTCCAAGTGACTCCTCAAGATACCAACACTCAAACCACAACGTCTATTACTCCTTCTGTGCCTGGAACTGGTGGGGGAGTAGGTACTTACCTCGATAATTTCTCCACAGCAGCCTATAACAATTCCAATGGAACAGAAACTTGGTCAACTTCTTGGACAGAGTCTGGCACCAACTCCGACACAAATGCAACATCAGGTATTATTCAGATCAATACGTCAGCACCTGCAGGATTGGTTTTTGAGCGAATAGGATCTACTAACCCTCTGAATGCTGATGTTCAACGCTCCTTAAACTTGAGTGCGGCTGATACATCACAAGCTATTACTTTGAGTTTCACAGTTACGTCTGTTGATAGTTTAGATGGTACAGGAGAGAATGTTACCTTAAAAATCTCAACAAACGGAGGTTCTAGTTTTAATGCTATCACTGGAGGAACTTTTACAAAAACCTCGGGCAGTGGCACAACAATCACTCACGCTAATGGTGTATTTACTGGGGACGCTGATGGTGCGGGAACTTATACAGTTGACATCAAAAACCTAATTGCTAGTGCAACTGATAAAAACAACATTATTATTCAGTTTGATGGTACAAACCTAAGCCGAACAAATGCTAACGACCCCCTTTTCGCAGTTGATACTTTCCAAGTTTCTTTTACTAAAACGGGAACCCCCGCAACCCCCGCTGTACCTGCTACCTTCACCCAAGCCATCCCCATGGCGACGGATTTTGTCCTGCCTGCAGGAACAAATACCAGCGTCACTACTTATATCACCCACACCAGTGGAGTTTTTGTCAACGGTTCCTACAACATCACTGCGAACCTCAAGGAAAGTGGCACCTCTTGGGGAACAAATACCACCGCCACCTATACAGCGATTAATGCAACAACTGGTACATTAACTTGGAGTATTTCTTCGGGTAGTGGTGTAACCCTTGATAAAGGCAATACAGTCAGCTTGGAGATTACCAGTACCTCTGGTGTTCCTAGCTTCCAGATTGATTACGATTCCAACACTAAACCCTCGCAAATTAACTTCCCCACCAGCACTGTTATCAAAATCGTTGATGTAGATGGTATTGACCTCAACAGTGATGGCGACATTACCGATGCCAGTGAAGGCGATAACGGCAATGGTACGCAACTAATCGGCTTCTTTGATAGTGGCTTTACCAATGATCTTAATAACAATAACAACGGCAACCTAATCACCGTAGCCAATGCAGGGCAAACCGTTTATGTGCGGATTAAAGTAAAAGATCCCTTCGGCGATTACGACATCACCAAGCTCGATCTGACCATTGATGCCCCTGGTGGTACTTTTGGGGATATTGGGGTCGGCACTCCTCTCACCCTAACCAATACCTATGTTGTTGACACCAACGACAACACTCCCGCAGGCCCGACCGATCCCTATAAAATCTATGAGTATGTTTGGAATACCGTTTTAAATACGGGCAACTATACCATTAACGTCAAAGCCCATGAAGGTTACGAGGGGACAGTATTTGATACTGCTTCTACCACTTTCCGTGTGGACGCCACAGACACAGGAACTCCTTCTGTTACTCAATTTATTACAGCCCTCAATGGTGCAGATGCGGGTTTAACCTATGCGGTTAATGCTAATGCCTTTTTGCGAATCACTGACTTAGATGAAAATACCAATGGTGGTAGCCAACAAACAATTACAGCAGTTGTTAACGGTATTACCTTTACTCTGACAGAAACGGGGAACAACACAGGAGTTTTTGAAGTCCAACTGTCCCCTAATTTTAGCAATTTAACGGCTGGAACGGTACTGTCAGCTAACTATGTTGACAGCAATGATCCAACGGATGTCAGTAGCGATACCATCTATGTTCCTTCGCCTAATCTGCCCCCATCCCTCGATCTCGACACCACCAGCACCAGTACCGTTAACAATACGGCGGTCTTCAATGAGGGTGATTCGGCGGTTTCCTTCGTCAAAGATGCAACCACAACCCTAAAACCTGTTGCAGATGATGCCAATACCATTGCTAGTCTCACGATCAGCATCCCTACCACCCAAATTACGACTAATGGTAACGGAGCTTCGGAACAACTGGTCATTACTGGTGCGACTCAAGGAGGAACGATCGCCCTTAACTTTACCAATACCACTAGCCAATCCCTCACTAGCGTTATCCTGGGCGGGGTTACTTATACCGTAAGTAGTATCGTCACGGGGGGCAACCAAGTCCTAACCTTCTCGGTTCCAGGTGGTTCTAGCACCAGTATTGCCAATGCCGAAGCTCTACTCGAAGCCCTCAAGTATCAAAATATTAGTCCTAACCCTACTGGCGTTGATCCAAATAACCGCGATCGAGTCTTTACCCTAGTTGTTAATGATGGAGCGTTCAACAGTAATCAAGCAACCTTTAGCGTTGATGTAAATGCCATTGACTTCCCTCCTGTCATTGACTTAGACAACACCGTTGCGACGGGAACGGGAACCCTAGATAACTCAGCTACTTTTACCGAAAATGGTTCTGCGGTTTACTTTGCCAAAGATGCAAACGTTTCTGGCTCTAACAACAGTGGCACAAACCTCAGTGATGTTGATAGCGATAACCTGACTAAGCTCACGATCAGTATTGACAACACCACTTTACAAACGGGCGATCAAGTCAGGATCGGTACGACAGACATTAATTCCATTGGAAGTGGCACTGTAACGATCGGACTAAAAACCTTTGCCTATACCGTTGCTGATGTTGGTAATACTCGTACTTATACCTTTAGCAATACTGGCACAAAAGCAGAGTATGAAGCCCTACTCGATCAACTGAATTTTAACAGCACTTCAGAGAATCCCAGTGGTTCCCGTGGTTTTGCGGTGACAGTAACAGATGATAGTACAACGGCTCAGACCTCAAACCCTGCTAATTTTACGGTAAATATAGTTCCCGTAAATGACCCACCAACATTAGATTTAGACCCTTCTACCGCCTTAAGTGGAACCTTCCCGAACTATGGGACAACAGACGATAACAGTGTAGTCTTTACCGAAAATGGAGCAGCAGTTGCCTTTACTGCCAGTGGAATATCTATTGCCGATGTAGATGGAGATGCCATTGCGTCTTTGACCATCAGTTTCACCACCAGCCAAATTAGCGATGGGACGAGTGAAAAACTCCAGATAGCAGGAGGTTTAATCACAGGGGGAAATGTAGATAGCCTTGACCTGAACTTCAGTGGAGTAGGAACAGCGAATGTCTCCGTTGGTGGAGTAGATTATCTCGTCACCCAATCCGTAGGGAGTGGAACCTCAACCCTAGTCTTTACAAAAGTCGGAGGAGGAATAGTAACGAAGGCAGAAGCAGAAATCCTTTTAGATGCTCTCCGTTACAACAACACGAGTGAAAATCCGACGGATGCCAACCGTGTCTTTAACCTACAGGTCAATGATGGAGTCTTAAACAGTAATACGGCAACTTTCACTGTTGACGTTAATCCAGTCAATGACCCACCAACATTAGATTTAGACCCTTCTACCGCCTTAAGTGGAACCTTCCCGAACTATGGGACAACAGACGATAACAGTGTAGTCTTTACCGAAAATGGAGCAGCAGTTGCCTTTACTGCCAGTGGAATATCTATTGCCGATGTAGATGGAGATGCCATTGCGTCTTTGACCATTAGTTTCACCACCAGCCAAATTAGCGATGGGACGAGTGAAAAACTCCAGATAGCAGGAGGTTTAATCACAGGGGGAAATGTAGATAGCCTTGACCTGAACTTCAGTGGAGTAGGAACAGCGAATGTCTCCGTTGGTGGAGTAGATTATCTCGTCACCCAATCCGTAGGGAGTGGAACCTCAACCCTAGTCTTTACAAAAGTCGGAGGAGGAATAGTAACGAAGGCAGAAGCAGAAATCCTTTTAGATGCTCTCCGTTACAACAACACGAGTGAAAATCCGACGGATGCCAACCGTGTCTTTAACCTACAGGTCAATGATGGAGTCTTAAACAGTAATACGGCAACTTTCACTGTTGACGTTAATCCAGTCAATGACCCACCAACATTAGATTTAGACCCTTCTACCGCCTTAAGTGGAACCTTCCCGAACTATGGGACAACAGACGATAACAGTGTAGTCTTTACCGAAAATGGAGTAGCAGTTGCCTTTACTGCCAGTGGAATATCTATTGCCGATGTAGATGGAGATGCCATTGCGTCTTTGACCATTAGTTTCACCACCAGCCAAATTAGCGATGGGACGAGTGAAAAACTCCAGATAGCAGGAGGTTTAATCACAGGGGGAAATGTAGATAGCCTTGACCTAAACTTCAGTGGAGTAGGAACAGCGAATGTCTCCGTTGGTGGAGTAGATTATCTCGTCACCCAATCCGTAGGGAGTGGAACCTCAACCCTAGTCTTTACAAAAGTCGGAGGAGGAATAGTAACGAAGGCAGAAGCAGAAATCCTTTTAGATGCTCTCCGTTACAACAACACGAGTGAAAATCCGACGGATGCCAACCGTGTCTTTAACCTACAGGTCAATGATGGAGTCTTAAACAGTAATACGGCAACTTTCACTGTTGACGTTAATCCAGTCAATGACCCACCAACATTAGATTTAGACCCTTCTACCGCCTTAAGTGGAACCTTCCCGAACTATGGGACAACAGACGATAACAGTGTAGTCTTTACCGAAAATGGAGCAGCAGTTGCCTTTACTGCCAGTGGAATATCTATTGCCGATGTAGATGGAGATGCCATTGCGTCTTTGACCATTAGTTTCACCACCAGCCAAATTAGCGATGGGACGAGTGAAAAACTCCAGATAGCAGGAGGTTTAATCACAGGGGGAAATGTAGATAGCCTTGACCTAAACTTCAGTGGAGTAGGAACAGCGAATGTCTCCGTTGGTGGAGTAGATTATCTCGTCACCCAATCCGTAGGGAGTGGAACCTCAACCCTAGTCTTTACAAAAGTCGGAGGAGGAATAGTAACGAAGGCAGAAGCAGAAATCCTTTTAGATGCTCTCCGTTACAACAACACGAGTGAAAATCCGACGGATGCCAACCGTGTCTTTAACCTACAGGTCAATGATGGAGTCTTAAACAGTAATACGGCAACTTTCACTGTTGACGTTAATCCAGTCAATGACCCACCAACATTAGATTTAGACCCTTCTACCGCCTTAAGTGGAACCTTCCCGAACTATGGGACAACAGACGATAACAGTGTAGTCTTTACCGAAAATGGAGCAGCAGTTGCCTTTACTGCCAGTGGAATATCTATTGCCGATGTAGATGGAGATGCCATTGCGTCTTTGACCATCAGTTTCACCACCAGCCAAATTAGCGATGGGACGAGTGAAAAACTCCAGATAGCAGGAGGTTTAATCACAGGGGGAAATGTAGATAGCCTTGACCTAAACTTCAGTGGAGTAGGAACAGCGAATGTCTCCGTTGGTGGAGTAGATTATCTCGTCACCCAATCCGTAGGGAGTGGAACCTCAACCCTAGTCTTTACAAAAGTCGGAGGAGGAATAGTAACGAAGGCAGAAGCAGAAATCCTTTTAGATGCTCTCCGTTACAACAACACGAGTGAAAATCCGACGGATGCCAACCGTGTCTTTAACCTACAGGTCAATGATGGAGTCTTAAACAGTAATACGGCAACTTTCACTGTTGACGTTAATCCAGTCAATGACCCACCAACATTAGATTTAGACCCTTCTACCGCCTTAAGTGGAACCTTCCCGAACTATGGGACAACAGACGATAACAGTGTAGTCTTTACCGAAAATGGAGCAGCAGTTGCCTTTACTGCCAGTGGAATATCTATTGCCGATGTAGATGGAGATGCCATTGCGTCTTTGACCATTAGTTTCACCACCAGCCAAATTAGCGATGGGACGAGTGAAAAACTCCAGATAGCAGGAGGTTTAATCACAGGGGGAAATGTAGATAGCCTTGACCTGAACTTCAGTGGAGTAGGAACAGCGAATGTCTCCGTTGGTGGAGTAGATTATCTCGTCACCCAATCCGTAGGGAGTGGAACCTCAACCCTAGTCTTTACAAAAGTCGGAGGAGGAATAGTAACGAAGGCAGAAGCAGAAATCCTTTTAGATGCTCTCCGTTACAACAACACGAGTGAAAATCCGACGGATGCCAACCGTGTCTTTAACCTACAGGTCAATGATGGAGTCTTAAACAGTAATACGGCAACTTTCACTGTAGATGTTAATCCTGTAAATGATGCCCCTGTAAATACATTACCTCCTACTTATAGCACTAATCAAAATACCAATTTAACTTTAACTAGTTTATCTGTAGCGGATATTGATGCTAATTCGGGAACTATCTCGGTTCAATTATCTGTTACTTCTGGAAGTCTAAGTGCTGTGAGTGCTAATGGTGTAACGGTTAGTGGTTCTGGTGGCAGTTCGATCGCTTTATCGGGAACTTTAAGTGACATCAATCAATTTTTAACTAATAATTCTCCTGTTTTCACCCCTTTAACGGGTAGTACGGGAAATGTTACTTTAACGATGTTGACTAATGATAATGGTAACACAGGCTCTGGAGGTTCTCTGACCGATACGGATAACTCTGTTATTACTATTATTCCCACTAATGTTAATCCGATCGCAAATCCTGACACGAATAATGTTAATGAAGATGGGGTGTTAACGGTTAATTCGGCAAATGGACTTTTGTCTAATGATACTGACACTGATGTGGGCAATGTCTTATCTGTCACCACATTTATCGTAGCGGGAGATTCTACCGTTTATCAAGCTGATAATACAGGATTTGGTAATACAGTTACTCTGACAAAGATTGTTGGTACAACCACTGTTAATATCGGTCAATTAATTATCAACACTAATGGTAGTTATACCTTTACTCCTTCTTCTAATTTTAACAGTACTACATCTTTACCTACTGTAACTTATAATATTAGTGATGGTAATGGTGGAACGGCTACATCAACCTTAATTTTAAATGTTAATGCTGTTAATGATGCTCCGATCGCCCTTGGAAATCCGACCATAGCGCCTGTTTTACAAACTAATACTAATCCTGTAGGGGCGATGATTGGTACTCTGTCAGATCCTAGCTACAATGACTCGGCAGATCAAGTATTGGGGGGTAGTTCTTCGACTCCGTTGGCGGGGATTGCTATTGTTGGTAATACGGCAAATTCGGCTGATGGTGTATGGCAATATGCGATCGCAAGTACTAGCACTGTTTGGTATAATATTCCAACCAGTTTAAGTAATACTTCTGCTTTAGTATTAAGTCGTAATTCCAAAATTCGTTTTAAACCTAATACTGATTTTATGGGTAGTCCAGCACCTTTAGAAGTTCATCTGGCAGACACTTCTCAATCTATTCCTCTTAGTGCCAATGCTAGTGATCTCAAAAATATTGGTACTGTAGGTGGTAGTAGTATTTGGTCTGTTGACACGATCGAAATTTCAACGATGGTGATGGAAGTTAACACTGCTCCAGTTATTAATAATTTAGAAGGTGATACCGTTAGCATTTTACCTGGTCCTGGTGGTACAACTATCATAGATCAAGGTGCAAATGGCTCTATGTTCGATCGTCAAGGCTTGAAATCTGGGGGAATTTTTACCGTTTCTCTGGGAGGAATAGGAGTCGGTGTCGGTGATACTCTGTCCTTTGCATCAGGTGTTGATGTGTCAAGTAGTACTATTTCCATTGGTGGAGTAAATATAGGATCGATCGATCCTGTCAATAATGGACAAGATGGAAAACCTTTAGTGATTACCCTTACCAAAGATCTTGATGACACGGAAGCAGATACTCTCATTAAGAATGTCAATTTTACAGCTAATAGTAATCCGGGACTCCGTAGTATTTCCTTTAACGTGACTGACGGAGATACCCTTGATTCCCCTAATCTTAGTTCTAACACTGCGATCGCTTTTGTTCATGTAGGGAATACTGTAAGTTATGATTACACCATAGAAGGCGATATAAATGGTCAAGTACGCAGTGATATTCTCAAAGGTACAAATCCGGGGCAGGTAATTAATGGGTCAACTGTTAACGGAAATGACATTATTTATGGTAAA from Geminocystis sp. NIES-3709 encodes the following:
- a CDS encoding cadherin-like domain-containing protein, with protein sequence MDTQSSQYTLSPIFNNEAISSDSAEFLTPIQSLIQDQLLNWFSKEDYLISLAIPFSANLSTTTWTENAQTLQQSILNGSYNIRLEIRSSSELEGALGAYSATGTTGQRTIYLNNDWLQTASIEEIQAVLLEELGHDFDNFINNGADSQGDEGEIFGNLVLNTDANTSGLLQQNDHNIVTIDGQQVAIEAAFPTNIGVAQTFIMPFKESDVRTSLYAINTAVGTTLKTIISTAITSNGTIIVYDHWEDGYEADINNPIQSTTQVWGDGDSSNGQAPGAADDILRAGQVIVLNNDVVLSSVGSLTANAGKPYWDGRDKIGATKALTVTKAGWALSPGTVLAGAVNVFDIENSGSTYTIPIGQNTITNIANPNDTANRLFEYTSLHIVASANNTRVKIDKDGNGTVDLTVTLNQGDTYLVSGGVLQGATVTAEDALGTTTKKPIMVYSIAGDVGSAYENRWLAISPKEQWSNSYFAPVSTTLAADPTHVFLYNPSTTSSIRVYYDTQTTIGSFIDIAANSTNYVPMGSSAAHFYTKPATVGAQAPVFFAVSTIDSDGTNNATRDWSYNLIPETYLTTRFAVAWAPGNSNADPLTAINGSPVWVTAPSATTLYIDLDGNGWLNSSSVDGTGLNPDYTKSNSRNLIVPISKLQSYRIFDTLDNNQSGINVFTLDGTLITAAWGEDPSIAGPGNPFLDMGTTVIPYPDYVLNKTSQEAAKVLAPINNEDGLVQLNEQIQYTITVTNRAVIELLNTNITDEFTPSDSAVYVPNSATLTIYRPDGSIYLQKADLDNETGGLFPFGDWKDVGGNIGNQDGILDGYTLVDSDPNTPGVQGLPRGYQAVYTYRATVRNDVNKALADADLTVTNSVTLKGDQTDPKKKDEETVISVPNVDGLVEFTSTSNGTATTGYQEGGTIFIRVTDNDINTYRDLKTGSDTTPDVADMFTVIVTNTTTGEQETVTLTETGVGTGVFVGQVATSINSSDNGNNTNTLYMVGGDGLKVEYIDPIFGGVFDNPLSPGIPNGDDNDITTGNANTANATVSVPTQNKVLYLSDDGNSGDTTGDLDRISPVQVTPQDTNTQTTTSITPSVPGTGGGVGTYLDNFSTAAYNNSNGTETWSTSWTESGTNSDTNATSGIIQINTSAPAGLVFERIGSTNPLNADVQRSLNLSAADTSQAITLSFTVTSVDSLDGTGENVTLKISTNGGSSFNAITGGTFTKTSGSGTTITHANGVFTGDADGAGTYTVDIKNLIASATDKNNIIIQFDGTNLSRTNANDPLFAVDTFQVSFTKTGTPATPAVPATFTQAIPMATDFVLPAGTNTSVTTYITHTSGVFVNGSYNITANLKESGTSWGTNTTATYTAINATTGTLTWSISSGSGVTLDKGNTVSLEITSTSGVPSFQIDYDSNTKPSQINFPTSTVIKIVDVDGIDLNSDGDITDASEGDNGNGTQLIGFFDSGFTNDLNNNNNGNLITVANAGQTVYVRIKVKDPFGDYDITKLDLTIDAPGGTFGDIGVGTPLTLTNTYVVDTNDNTPAGPTDPYKIYEYVWNTVLNTGNYTINVKAHEGYEGTVFDTASTTFRVDATDTGTPSVTQFITALNGADAGLTYAVNANAFLRITDLDENTNGGSQQTITAVVNGITFTLTETGNNTGVFEVQLSPNFSNLTAGTVLSANYVDSNDPTDVSSDTIYVPSPNLPPSLDLDTTSTSTVNNTAVFNEGDSAVSFVKDATTTLKPVADDANTIASLTISIPTTQITTNGNGASEQLVITGATQGGTIALNFTNTTSQSLTSVILGGVTYTVSSIVTGGNQVLTFSVPGGSSTSIANAEALLEALKYQNISPNPTGVDPNNRDRVFTLVVNDGAFNSNQATFSVDVNAIDFPPVIDLDNTVATGTGTLDNSATFTENGSAVYFAKDANVSGSNNSGTNLSDVDSDNLTKLTISIDNTTLQTGDQVRIGTTDINSIGSGTVTIGLKTFAYTVADVGNTRTYTFSNTGTKAEYEALLDQLNFNSTSENPSGSRGFAVTVTDDSTTAQTSNPANFTVNIVPVNDPPTLDLDPSTALSGTFPNYGTTDDNSVVFTENGAAVAFTASGISIADVDGDAIASLTISFTTSQISDGTSEKLQIAGGLITGGNVDSLDLNFSGVGTANVSVGGVDYLVTQSVGSGTSTLVFTKVGGGIVTKAEAEILLDALRYNNTSENPTDANRVFNLQVNDGVLNSNTATFTVDVNPVNDPPTLDLDPSTALSGTFPNYGTTDDNSVVFTENGAAVAFTASGISIADVDGDAIASLTISFTTSQISDGTSEKLQIAGGLITGGNVDSLDLNFSGVGTANVSVGGVDYLVTQSVGSGTSTLVFTKVGGGIVTKAEAEILLDALRYNNTSENPTDANRVFNLQVNDGVLNSNTATFTVDVNPVNDPPTLDLDPSTALSGTFPNYGTTDDNSVVFTENGVAVAFTASGISIADVDGDAIASLTISFTTSQISDGTSEKLQIAGGLITGGNVDSLDLNFSGVGTANVSVGGVDYLVTQSVGSGTSTLVFTKVGGGIVTKAEAEILLDALRYNNTSENPTDANRVFNLQVNDGVLNSNTATFTVDVNPVNDPPTLDLDPSTALSGTFPNYGTTDDNSVVFTENGAAVAFTASGISIADVDGDAIASLTISFTTSQISDGTSEKLQIAGGLITGGNVDSLDLNFSGVGTANVSVGGVDYLVTQSVGSGTSTLVFTKVGGGIVTKAEAEILLDALRYNNTSENPTDANRVFNLQVNDGVLNSNTATFTVDVNPVNDPPTLDLDPSTALSGTFPNYGTTDDNSVVFTENGAAVAFTASGISIADVDGDAIASLTISFTTSQISDGTSEKLQIAGGLITGGNVDSLDLNFSGVGTANVSVGGVDYLVTQSVGSGTSTLVFTKVGGGIVTKAEAEILLDALRYNNTSENPTDANRVFNLQVNDGVLNSNTATFTVDVNPVNDPPTLDLDPSTALSGTFPNYGTTDDNSVVFTENGAAVAFTASGISIADVDGDAIASLTISFTTSQISDGTSEKLQIAGGLITGGNVDSLDLNFSGVGTANVSVGGVDYLVTQSVGSGTSTLVFTKVGGGIVTKAEAEILLDALRYNNTSENPTDANRVFNLQVNDGVLNSNTATFTVDVNPVNDAPVNTLPPTYSTNQNTNLTLTSLSVADIDANSGTISVQLSVTSGSLSAVSANGVTVSGSGGSSIALSGTLSDINQFLTNNSPVFTPLTGSTGNVTLTMLTNDNGNTGSGGSLTDTDNSVITIIPTNVNPIANPDTNNVNEDGVLTVNSANGLLSNDTDTDVGNVLSVTTFIVAGDSTVYQADNTGFGNTVTLTKIVGTTTVNIGQLIINTNGSYTFTPSSNFNSTTSLPTVTYNISDGNGGTATSTLILNVNAVNDAPIALGNPTIAPVLQTNTNPVGAMIGTLSDPSYNDSADQVLGGSSSTPLAGIAIVGNTANSADGVWQYAIASTSTVWYNIPTSLSNTSALVLSRNSKIRFKPNTDFMGSPAPLEVHLADTSQSIPLSANASDLKNIGTVGGSSIWSVDTIEISTMVMEVNTAPVINNLEGDTVSILPGPGGTTIIDQGANGSMFDRQGLKSGGIFTVSLGGIGVGVGDTLSFASGVDVSSSTISIGGVNIGSIDPVNNGQDGKPLVITLTKDLDDTEADTLIKNVNFTANSNPGLRSISFNVTDGDTLDSPNLSSNTAIAFVHVGNTVSYDYTIEGDINGQVRSDILKGTNPGQVINGSTVNGNDIIYGKGANDILYGYKGNDLMGGGDNNDTVDASDGNDVLLGSNGDDLLNGGNDNDLLFGGDGSDKLNGGAGNDYMSGGLGRDTLTGGTGADQSDYRNYQDSLLGPSTSQPMYDVIPDFNVTQGDKILTTNIIGSLIKFNQYTQLVMSGTTLTASGITNALNGTAFAQDTAALLRLGTTTKYFLAIDNGGSGFDPAKDSIIEIATSGSTIAVTNIAFDHNIFHSF